One window of Flavobacterium ammonificans genomic DNA carries:
- a CDS encoding HU family DNA-binding protein, protein MTKADIVAKISEKLGLEKGDVQATVETFMNEVKTSLETGDNVYLRGFGSFIVKTRAEKTGRNISKNTTIKIPAHNIPAFKPAKVFVEGVKINNEAK, encoded by the coding sequence ATGACGAAAGCAGATATCGTAGCGAAAATTTCAGAGAAATTAGGTCTAGAAAAAGGAGATGTTCAAGCAACTGTAGAAACATTTATGAATGAAGTTAAAACTTCATTAGAGACTGGAGATAACGTATATTTAAGAGGTTTTGGAAGTTTTATTGTAAAAACAAGAGCTGAAAAAACAGGTAGAAACATTTCTAAGAATACAACAATTAAAATTCCTGCACACAATATTCCTGCTTTTAAACCGGCAAAAGTTTTTGTAGAAGGCGTAAAAATCAATAACGAAGCAAAATAA
- the mutY gene encoding A/G-specific adenine glycosylase, whose product MDFSKLLIDWYLQNKRDLPWRNTTNPYPIWLSEIMLQQTRVAQGMPYFFSFTNAFPTVFDLANAHEEQVLKLWQGLGYYSRARNLHQTAQYIANELGGIFPNNYKDLLQLKGIGEYTAAAIASFAYNEVVPVVDGNVFRVLSRYFDIETDIASASAKKEFSAIALELIPKDNPALFNQAIMEFGALQCVPKNPNCSDCIFNQSCAALQKKKVDQLPVKLKKLKVRNRFFNYLIFSDEIENTIIQKRTDKGIWHNLYEFPLIETEKEEDFNTVSKQIKSDFQHWNIISIGEENPKSIIHKLSHQHLHIKFWNVKITGTIPNGINAKDLKTFPFPIVLHNFIEAK is encoded by the coding sequence ATGGATTTTTCTAAGTTATTGATAGATTGGTATTTACAAAATAAACGCGATTTACCATGGCGAAATACCACCAATCCATACCCGATTTGGCTTTCAGAAATCATGTTACAACAGACGAGAGTAGCACAAGGAATGCCCTACTTTTTTTCATTTACAAATGCCTTTCCTACCGTTTTTGATTTAGCCAATGCTCACGAAGAACAAGTTTTAAAATTATGGCAAGGATTAGGCTATTATTCACGTGCTAGAAATTTACACCAAACCGCACAATATATTGCTAATGAACTTGGAGGTATTTTTCCAAACAACTATAAAGACTTACTTCAATTAAAAGGAATTGGCGAGTACACCGCTGCAGCCATCGCTTCATTTGCTTATAACGAAGTCGTTCCTGTAGTTGACGGAAACGTTTTTCGGGTGCTGTCACGTTATTTTGATATTGAGACCGATATTGCTTCGGCTTCCGCCAAAAAGGAGTTCAGCGCAATAGCTTTGGAATTAATTCCAAAAGATAACCCAGCCTTATTCAATCAAGCTATAATGGAATTTGGCGCTTTGCAATGTGTTCCAAAAAACCCTAATTGTTCGGATTGTATTTTCAACCAAAGTTGCGCTGCTTTGCAAAAAAAGAAAGTAGATCAGCTTCCTGTAAAATTGAAAAAACTAAAAGTCAGAAACCGATTCTTCAATTACCTTATCTTTTCGGACGAAATTGAAAATACCATTATTCAAAAAAGAACAGATAAAGGTATTTGGCATAATTTATATGAATTCCCTTTAATCGAAACCGAAAAGGAAGAAGATTTCAACACTGTATCTAAGCAAATTAAATCCGACTTTCAACATTGGAATATCATTAGTATAGGAGAAGAAAATCCAAAAAGCATTATTCATAAACTTTCGCACCAACATTTACACATTAAATTTTGGAATGTGAAAATTACCGGAACTATTCCAAATGGTATTAATGCAAAAGATTTAAAAACGTTTCCTTTCCCTATAGTGCTTCACAATTTTATCGAAGCAAAATAA
- a CDS encoding single-stranded DNA-binding protein encodes MNGTVNKVILIGYLGDEVKLHYFEGGNCIGRFQLATHEVYINKTTNEKITSTEWHTIVVRNKAAELCEKYLSKGDKIYIEGRIKSRQWQAEDETTKHTSEIQVVEFTFLNTKKDSENNKTTPSEPQNTNLPINDLPF; translated from the coding sequence ATGAATGGGACAGTAAATAAAGTGATTCTTATCGGCTATCTTGGAGACGAGGTGAAATTGCATTATTTCGAAGGAGGTAATTGTATTGGCCGATTTCAATTGGCAACACACGAGGTATACATTAATAAAACGACTAACGAAAAAATCACTTCTACAGAATGGCATACTATAGTGGTGCGTAATAAAGCCGCTGAATTATGTGAAAAATACCTTTCTAAAGGAGACAAAATATATATTGAAGGACGTATTAAATCGCGACAATGGCAAGCCGAAGACGAAACTACAAAACACACTTCTGAAATTCAGGTGGTCGAATTTACTTTTTTGAACACTAAAAAAGATTCTGAAAACAATAAAACAACTCCTTCAGAACCTCAAAATACGAATTTACCAATTAACGATTTACCTTTTTAA